From one Acidobacteriota bacterium genomic stretch:
- the nuoF gene encoding NADH-quinone oxidoreductase subunit NuoF: MLQDKDRIFTNLYGLHSPELDAAKKRGAWHLTKEMLDLGPDWLCDQIKASGLRGRGGAGFPTGLKWTFMPKEVRDRPHYLVVNADESEPGTCKDREIMRHDPHLLIEGCMVASRAMRAHKCYVYIRGEYIAERHALEKAVKEAYEAKLIGKDNVNGWDFDLYVHHGAGAYICGEETALLESLEGKKGQPRLKPPFPANAGLYGCPTTVNNVESIAVVPTILRRGSQWFSSFGRPNNAGTKLFCISGHVNKPCNVEEEMSITFRELIETHCGGIRGGWENLKAVIPGGSSVPMVPAEQIMDAYMDFDTLRDLKSGLGTAAVIVMDKQTDLIKAIARLAYFYKHESCGQCTPCREGTGWMWRVLERMVKGEATHDEIDTLLDVTKQVEGHTICALGDAAAWPIQGLIRHFRHEIEDRINRYRAPRAFVQGSTVAAE, translated from the coding sequence ATGCTGCAGGACAAGGACCGCATCTTCACGAACCTCTACGGCCTGCACTCGCCAGAGCTTGATGCTGCGAAGAAGCGCGGTGCGTGGCACCTGACGAAAGAGATGCTCGATCTCGGGCCGGACTGGCTGTGCGACCAGATCAAGGCGTCGGGCTTGCGCGGCCGCGGCGGGGCTGGATTCCCGACCGGGCTGAAGTGGACCTTCATGCCGAAGGAAGTGCGCGACCGGCCGCATTATCTGGTCGTGAACGCTGACGAGTCGGAGCCCGGCACCTGCAAGGACCGCGAGATCATGCGTCATGATCCGCACCTGCTGATCGAAGGCTGCATGGTGGCAAGCCGCGCGATGCGCGCCCACAAGTGCTACGTCTATATCCGGGGCGAATACATCGCGGAACGCCATGCGCTCGAGAAGGCGGTGAAAGAGGCTTACGAAGCGAAGCTGATCGGCAAGGACAATGTCAACGGCTGGGACTTCGACCTGTATGTGCATCACGGGGCAGGCGCGTATATCTGCGGCGAGGAAACCGCGCTGCTCGAAAGCCTTGAAGGCAAGAAGGGCCAGCCGCGCCTGAAGCCGCCGTTCCCGGCGAATGCGGGCCTGTATGGCTGCCCCACGACGGTGAACAACGTGGAATCGATCGCGGTGGTGCCGACGATCCTGCGGCGGGGCTCGCAGTGGTTCTCGAGCTTCGGGCGGCCGAACAATGCCGGCACGAAACTGTTCTGCATCTCCGGCCACGTGAACAAGCCGTGCAACGTGGAAGAAGAGATGTCGATCACCTTCCGTGAGCTGATCGAAACGCATTGCGGCGGTATCCGCGGCGGCTGGGAAAACCTGAAGGCGGTGATCCCGGGCGGCTCGTCAGTGCCGATGGTGCCGGCCGAGCAGATCATGGACGCCTACATGGATTTCGACACGCTGCGCGACCTGAAATCAGGTCTCGGCACGGCGGCCGTGATCGTAATGGACAAGCAGACGGACCTGATCAAGGCGATCGCGCGCCTTGCCTACTTCTACAAGCACGAGAGCTGCGGCCAGTGTACGCCGTGCCGGGAAGGCACCGGCTGGATGTGGCGCGTGCTTGAGCGCATGGTCAAGGGTGAAGCCACGCATGACGAGATCGACACGCTGCTGGATGTGACCAAACAGGTGGAAGGCCACACGATCTGCGCGCTGGGCGACGCGGCGGCCTGGCCGATCCAGGGCCTGATCCGCCACTTCCGCCACGAGATCGAAGATCGCATCAACCGCTACCGTGCCCCGCGCGCCTTCGTGCAGGGGTCGACCGTGGCGGCGGAGTAG
- a CDS encoding NADH-quinone oxidoreductase subunit G gives MSDTFKLNIDGKEVEVPRSYTLMQACEEAGAEIPRFCYHERLSVAGNCRMCLVEWEGAPKPIASCAEIVGNMRPNKDGSAPNIRTKGAYVDKARKGVMEFLLINHPLDCPICDQGGECDLQDQAVAYGRSDSRYDENKRAVEDKYMGPLVKTIMTRCIQCTRCVRFVAEVAGVEEIGMISRGENAEITTYLEKSLTSELSGNVIDLCPVGALTSKPYAFNARPWELRKTSSIDVMDAMGAAIRIDSKGDAVMRILPETNEEVNEEWLSDKSRFVWDGLARQRLDRPYVRRNGKLHPVSWPEALDAVKSALAVGADQTGVVAGDLIEVEQAKAALDFFRSLGVKNTDCRPAGAQYGVDGVREHYLLNPTFMGVEDADALLLVGANPRVEAAVWNARIRKSWLWGELKVAVIGEAVDLTYPYEHLGTGADAIASDAARKFLSGAKKPMIVVSEAAACRVDGGAILSAARKLASDAGAIAEGWAGYGMLHTAAGRVGALDTGFVPAEGGKATKDILAGGLKTVVLLGADEVDLSQLGSATVIYVGSHGDAGASRADIVLPCAAYSEISATFVNTEGRVQMTTRAVQPKGEAREGWAIFRALSGLMGKALPYDTADALRTVLRGKAGQNTVFSGRGYAPGAKGAAALMKPVDTAAGTLDKTPFKASVTDFYLTNPIARASRTMAECSALATSLDTAVAAE, from the coding sequence ATGTCAGACACGTTCAAGCTCAATATCGACGGCAAGGAAGTCGAAGTGCCTCGCAGCTACACGCTGATGCAGGCGTGCGAAGAGGCGGGCGCAGAGATTCCGCGCTTCTGCTACCACGAGCGCCTGTCGGTGGCGGGCAATTGCCGGATGTGCCTGGTCGAGTGGGAAGGCGCGCCGAAGCCGATTGCTTCGTGTGCGGAGATTGTCGGCAACATGCGCCCGAACAAGGATGGTTCGGCGCCGAATATCCGCACCAAGGGTGCGTATGTCGACAAGGCCCGCAAGGGGGTCATGGAATTCCTGCTGATCAACCACCCGCTGGATTGCCCGATCTGCGACCAGGGCGGCGAGTGTGACCTGCAGGACCAGGCAGTGGCCTATGGCCGCTCTGACAGCCGGTATGACGAGAACAAGCGCGCCGTCGAAGACAAATACATGGGTCCGCTCGTCAAGACGATCATGACGCGTTGCATCCAGTGCACGCGCTGCGTGCGGTTCGTGGCCGAAGTGGCCGGCGTAGAAGAAATCGGCATGATTTCGCGCGGCGAGAATGCCGAGATCACCACCTATCTCGAAAAATCTCTGACCTCGGAGCTTTCCGGCAACGTCATCGACCTTTGCCCGGTCGGTGCGCTGACGTCGAAACCTTACGCCTTTAACGCGCGCCCCTGGGAGCTGCGCAAGACCTCATCCATCGACGTGATGGATGCGATGGGCGCCGCGATCCGGATCGACTCGAAGGGAGACGCCGTCATGCGGATCCTTCCGGAGACGAATGAAGAGGTGAACGAGGAATGGCTGTCGGACAAATCCCGCTTCGTGTGGGACGGGCTCGCGCGCCAGCGTCTTGACCGGCCGTATGTGCGCCGGAACGGCAAGCTGCACCCGGTCTCATGGCCGGAAGCGCTCGATGCCGTGAAGTCCGCGCTCGCCGTGGGCGCTGACCAGACTGGTGTTGTTGCGGGTGACCTTATCGAGGTGGAACAGGCCAAGGCAGCGCTGGATTTCTTCCGCAGCCTCGGCGTGAAGAACACGGATTGCCGCCCGGCAGGCGCGCAATATGGCGTGGACGGTGTGCGCGAACATTACCTTTTGAACCCGACCTTTATGGGTGTGGAAGATGCGGACGCGCTATTGCTCGTCGGCGCCAACCCGCGCGTTGAGGCGGCCGTCTGGAACGCCCGCATCCGCAAGTCGTGGCTTTGGGGTGAGTTGAAGGTGGCCGTGATTGGAGAAGCAGTCGACCTGACCTATCCGTACGAGCACCTTGGCACCGGCGCAGATGCAATTGCCTCCGACGCGGCGAGAAAATTCCTGAGCGGCGCCAAGAAGCCGATGATCGTTGTCAGCGAGGCGGCTGCGTGCCGCGTGGATGGCGGCGCAATTCTTTCGGCGGCCCGGAAACTGGCGTCGGACGCCGGCGCGATTGCCGAAGGCTGGGCTGGCTATGGCATGCTCCACACGGCGGCTGGCCGGGTGGGCGCGCTCGACACCGGGTTCGTGCCGGCCGAAGGCGGCAAGGCGACCAAAGACATTCTCGCCGGGGGCCTGAAAACCGTTGTGCTTCTGGGGGCCGACGAAGTCGATCTCAGCCAGCTCGGTTCAGCGACTGTGATCTATGTCGGCTCGCATGGCGATGCGGGCGCGTCGCGCGCGGACATCGTGCTGCCGTGTGCGGCTTACTCGGAGATCAGCGCTACGTTCGTGAACACCGAAGGCCGCGTCCAGATGACGACCCGGGCGGTTCAGCCGAAGGGCGAGGCCCGCGAAGGCTGGGCCATTTTCCGGGCCCTGTCGGGCCTGATGGGGAAGGCGCTTCCCTACGACACGGCAGATGCCCTGCGTACCGTCCTGCGTGGCAAGGCTGGGCAGAACACGGTCTTCTCCGGCCGTGGCTATGCGCCCGGCGCAAAGGGGGCTGCGGCCCTGATGAAGCCGGTCGATACCGCCGCCGGCACGCTCGACAAGACGCCGTTCAAGGCGTCCGTGACGGACTTCTATCTCACCAACCCGATCGCGCGCGCCTCGCGCACGATGGCCGAGTGTTCTGCGCTGGCGACCAGCCTAGACACCGCAGTTGCAGCGGAGTAG
- the nuoH gene encoding NADH-quinone oxidoreductase subunit NuoH — translation MSNAIESLGGLWGPLLVLGQIGLFTLVLLLSIAFLLLLDRKIWAGVMMRKGPNVVGPFGLLQSFADFGKFLLKEIVIPAGANKFVFIFAPILTCTLAFAAWAAIPVAPGTMDNTTWVISDLNVGVLYLFAISSLGVYGIIMGGWASNSKYPFLGALRSAAQMVSYEVSIGFVIITVILMVGSMNLSDIVANQAGGIQNWHAFSFQNFPLIVVMFPMFVIFFISALAETNRPPFDLPEAESELVAGYQVEYGSTPYLLFMLGEYLNIVLMCAMMTILFLGGWHGPIAIGAEAASKLPPLLLSLAGLFWFMAKILFFFFLFAMVKAIVPRYRYDQLMRLGWKVFLPTSLAAVLVVAGYVTYFGVQS, via the coding sequence ATGAGTAACGCCATCGAGTCTTTGGGAGGCCTTTGGGGCCCGCTTCTGGTGCTCGGCCAGATCGGACTGTTCACGCTCGTCCTGCTGCTTTCGATTGCGTTCCTGCTTTTGCTGGACCGGAAAATCTGGGCCGGCGTGATGATGCGAAAAGGCCCCAACGTGGTCGGCCCGTTCGGCCTGCTGCAATCGTTCGCGGACTTCGGGAAATTCCTGCTGAAGGAAATCGTGATCCCGGCGGGCGCCAACAAGTTCGTCTTCATCTTCGCGCCGATCCTGACCTGTACGCTGGCCTTTGCGGCCTGGGCAGCCATTCCGGTGGCGCCGGGCACGATGGACAACACGACCTGGGTCATCTCGGACCTGAATGTCGGCGTGCTTTACCTGTTCGCGATCAGCTCGCTCGGTGTCTACGGCATCATCATGGGCGGCTGGGCTTCCAACTCGAAATACCCGTTCCTCGGCGCGCTGCGCTCGGCCGCGCAGATGGTGTCCTACGAGGTTTCCATCGGCTTCGTGATCATCACGGTGATCCTGATGGTCGGCTCGATGAACCTCAGTGACATCGTCGCCAACCAGGCGGGCGGCATCCAGAACTGGCACGCCTTCAGTTTCCAGAACTTCCCGCTGATCGTCGTGATGTTCCCGATGTTCGTGATCTTCTTCATTTCGGCGCTGGCCGAGACGAACCGCCCGCCGTTCGACCTGCCGGAAGCGGAATCGGAACTCGTGGCCGGCTACCAGGTCGAATACGGCTCGACGCCGTACCTCCTGTTCATGCTCGGGGAATACCTGAACATCGTGTTGATGTGCGCGATGATGACGATCCTGTTCCTCGGCGGCTGGCATGGTCCGATTGCCATTGGCGCAGAAGCGGCCAGCAAGTTGCCGCCGCTGCTGCTGAGCCTCGCCGGCCTGTTCTGGTTCATGGCGAAGATCCTGTTCTTCTTCTTCCTGTTCGCCATGGTGAAGGCCATCGTGCCCCGGTACCGCTATGACCAGCTGATGCGGCTCGGCTGGAAAGTGTTCCTGCCGACGTCGCTGGCGGCCGTGCTCGTGGTTGCGGGCTACGTTACCTACTTTGGAGTTCAGTCATGA
- the nuoI gene encoding NADH-quinone oxidoreductase subunit NuoI, translated as MSLAQTIRGALLTDFLGAFWVATIEMFRRKATVNYPFEKNPLSPRFRGEHALRRYPSGEERCIACKLCEAICPAQAITIEAEPREDGARRTTRYDIDMVKCIYCGFCQEACPVDAIVEGPNFEFATETREELFYDKERLLANGDRWERLIAKNLELDAPYR; from the coding sequence ATGAGCCTCGCGCAGACCATCCGCGGCGCGCTTCTCACCGATTTCCTGGGTGCCTTCTGGGTGGCCACGATCGAGATGTTCCGCCGCAAGGCGACCGTGAACTACCCGTTCGAGAAAAACCCGCTGTCGCCGCGCTTCCGGGGCGAGCATGCGCTACGCCGCTATCCCAGTGGCGAAGAGCGCTGCATCGCGTGCAAGCTGTGCGAGGCAATCTGCCCGGCGCAGGCGATCACGATCGAGGCCGAGCCGCGCGAAGACGGCGCCCGCCGCACCACCCGCTACGACATCGACATGGTGAAGTGCATCTATTGCGGCTTCTGCCAGGAGGCTTGCCCGGTCGACGCCATCGTCGAAGGGCCGAACTTCGAGTTCGCGACCGAGACCCGCGAGGAGCTGTTCTACGACAAGGAACGGCTGCTCGCGAACGGCGACCGCTGGGAGCGTCTGATCGCGAAGAATCTTGAGCTGGATGCGCCGTACCGTTAG
- a CDS encoding NADH-quinone oxidoreductase subunit J — protein sequence MALIAFGLIAVIVILSATFVIAARNPVHSVLWLILSFFSAAGLMVLIGAEFLAMLLIVVYVGAVAVLFLFVVMMLDVDFVELKQGTLRYWPFALLVGVVFLAELALVWSASGSLNFDQFDPSPGGETNAEAIGAVMYTDYLLLFQLAGGILLVAMIGAIVLTLRHRPHVKRQDVGKQTSRRRADAFDLKDPTPGQGI from the coding sequence GTGGCACTGATCGCATTTGGATTGATCGCGGTCATCGTGATCCTGTCGGCAACGTTCGTGATTGCCGCGCGCAACCCGGTGCACTCGGTGCTCTGGTTGATCCTGTCATTCTTTTCGGCTGCGGGCCTGATGGTGCTGATTGGCGCCGAGTTCCTCGCGATGCTGCTGATCGTCGTCTACGTGGGCGCCGTGGCCGTGCTGTTCCTGTTTGTCGTGATGATGCTGGACGTCGATTTCGTCGAGTTGAAGCAGGGGACGCTGCGCTACTGGCCGTTCGCCCTTTTGGTCGGGGTCGTCTTCCTTGCCGAACTGGCGCTGGTCTGGTCGGCGAGCGGCTCGCTGAATTTCGACCAGTTCGATCCTTCGCCCGGCGGCGAGACCAACGCCGAAGCGATCGGTGCGGTGATGTACACGGATTACCTGCTGCTGTTCCAGCTCGCAGGGGGCATCCTGCTCGTCGCGATGATCGGCGCCATCGTGCTGACCTTGCGCCACCGGCCGCACGTGAAGCGCCAGGATGTCGGCAAGCAGACCAGCCGCCGGCGCGCTGACGCCTTTGACTTGAAGGACCCGACACCGGGGCAGGGTATCTGA
- the nuoK gene encoding NADH-quinone oxidoreductase subunit NuoK, translating into MAELGLIHYLIVSAALFTIGVVGIFVNRKNVIVILMALELILLSVNLNLVAFSVFTGTIQGQIFAMLVLTVAAAEAAVGLAILVVYFRNRRDISVENVDLMKG; encoded by the coding sequence ATGGCTGAACTGGGGCTCATCCACTACCTGATCGTCTCGGCGGCGCTGTTCACAATTGGCGTCGTGGGCATCTTCGTGAACCGCAAGAACGTGATCGTCATCCTGATGGCGCTCGAGCTGATCCTCCTGTCGGTCAACCTGAACCTGGTCGCCTTCTCGGTTTTCACCGGCACGATCCAAGGTCAGATCTTCGCGATGCTGGTGCTGACCGTGGCCGCTGCCGAAGCGGCGGTCGGCCTCGCGATCCTCGTCGTCTATTTCCGGAACCGCCGCGACATCTCGGTTGAGAATGTCGACCTGATGAAAGGCTGA
- the nuoL gene encoding NADH-quinone oxidoreductase subunit L: MLPDSLLIYIVLAPGLAALTGLFHKWIGDRLVMLVTTGVVLSAGALSLYQLFAYVAGLGHAPAAEHHAGLDAYLTSGTEAAAAHIQQHIITLMPWIHVGDFHANWAIRVDTLSIVMMAVITGVSGLVHLYSWGYMSEDPHKARFFAYLSLFTFMMLMLVVADNFIQLFFGWEGVGLASYLLIGFWYTKKAPNDASIKAFVTNRVGDFGLALGIMAVFFMFRSVEFAPVLEAIRTNAVINPIAFAEPLPARESVIVFFGERVYALELIGILLFIGAMGKSAQFFLHVWLPDAMEGPTPVSALIHAATMVTAGVYLVCLLSPIYEYTFYASGMVALVGAVTALYAATVGMAQNDIKRVIAYSTCSQLGYMFFAAGIGAYEAAMFHLFTHAFFKALLFLGAGSVIHGMHHEQDMRKMGGLAKFMPLTYAAMMIGTIAIIGLGVPHTKIGFSGFFSKDAILESTFAGAAAGVSFGQLAFWFGLIAAFLTSFYSWRLIYMTFHGPAPHEAHDDHGHAAHDAHGHDDHAHDVHGHGHDHTPHESPAVMLIPLALLSLGAMFAGFYFYNAFVDGQNEAFWAGAIYRSAENHVLHARHDVPDWVIWAPLVVTVGGFLIATFTYFFNRGIGKRIADSGGPLHALFYNKWFFDEIYQATLVRGAALLGNLFWKADKKVIDGIGPDGFAKVASISSRGLSRMHSGYLYHYAFVIIGAAITFGAILWMRSGGAN, from the coding sequence ATGCTTCCGGACAGCCTGCTCATCTATATCGTCCTTGCGCCCGGTCTCGCCGCGCTTACCGGCCTGTTCCACAAGTGGATCGGCGACCGTCTGGTCATGCTGGTCACGACGGGCGTTGTGCTGTCTGCCGGCGCGCTGTCATTGTACCAGCTGTTTGCCTACGTGGCAGGCCTCGGTCACGCGCCCGCAGCGGAGCATCATGCCGGGCTTGATGCCTACCTGACTTCGGGCACCGAAGCGGCCGCGGCGCACATCCAGCAACACATCATCACCCTGATGCCGTGGATACATGTCGGCGATTTCCACGCCAACTGGGCGATCCGTGTGGATACATTGTCGATCGTCATGATGGCGGTGATCACCGGCGTGTCCGGTCTCGTGCACCTCTATTCATGGGGCTATATGAGCGAAGACCCGCACAAGGCACGCTTCTTCGCCTACCTCTCGCTCTTCACGTTCATGATGCTGATGCTCGTGGTCGCGGACAACTTCATCCAGCTGTTCTTCGGCTGGGAAGGGGTGGGGCTCGCGTCCTACCTGTTGATCGGGTTCTGGTACACCAAGAAAGCGCCAAACGACGCCTCGATCAAGGCGTTCGTGACCAACCGCGTCGGCGATTTTGGTCTCGCGCTGGGCATCATGGCCGTGTTCTTCATGTTCCGCTCGGTCGAGTTCGCACCGGTCCTCGAAGCAATCCGGACCAATGCCGTGATCAACCCGATCGCGTTCGCGGAGCCGCTGCCCGCGCGCGAGTCGGTGATCGTGTTCTTTGGTGAGCGCGTCTACGCGCTGGAGCTGATCGGCATTCTCCTTTTCATCGGCGCGATGGGCAAGTCTGCGCAGTTCTTCCTGCACGTCTGGCTGCCGGACGCCATGGAAGGCCCGACGCCGGTCTCGGCGCTCATCCACGCGGCGACGATGGTGACCGCAGGCGTCTATCTCGTCTGCCTCCTGTCGCCGATTTACGAGTACACCTTCTACGCCTCCGGCATGGTGGCGCTGGTGGGCGCCGTGACGGCGCTCTACGCCGCAACAGTCGGCATGGCGCAGAACGACATCAAGCGCGTGATCGCCTATTCGACCTGTTCACAGCTCGGCTACATGTTCTTCGCGGCGGGCATCGGCGCGTACGAAGCGGCGATGTTCCACCTCTTCACCCACGCGTTCTTCAAGGCGCTGCTGTTCCTTGGCGCCGGCTCGGTCATCCATGGCATGCACCACGAACAGGACATGCGGAAGATGGGCGGCCTGGCGAAGTTCATGCCGCTGACCTATGCCGCGATGATGATCGGCACGATTGCGATCATCGGCCTCGGCGTGCCGCACACCAAGATCGGTTTCTCCGGCTTCTTCTCGAAGGACGCGATCCTCGAGAGCACGTTCGCGGGCGCAGCTGCCGGCGTGAGCTTCGGTCAGCTGGCGTTCTGGTTCGGCCTGATCGCGGCTTTCCTGACGAGCTTCTATTCCTGGCGCCTGATCTACATGACCTTCCACGGTCCTGCGCCGCATGAAGCGCATGATGACCACGGGCACGCGGCCCACGATGCGCATGGGCATGACGACCACGCGCATGACGTTCATGGCCATGGCCACGATCACACGCCGCACGAGAGCCCTGCCGTGATGTTGATCCCGCTGGCGCTGCTCAGCCTGGGCGCGATGTTTGCGGGCTTCTACTTCTATAATGCGTTCGTGGACGGACAGAACGAAGCCTTCTGGGCGGGCGCGATCTACCGGTCTGCCGAGAACCACGTGCTGCATGCACGCCACGACGTTCCGGACTGGGTGATCTGGGCGCCGCTGGTGGTTACGGTGGGCGGCTTCCTGATCGCGACGTTCACCTATTTTTTCAATCGCGGCATCGGCAAGCGCATTGCCGACAGTGGCGGCCCGCTACACGCCTTGTTCTACAACAAGTGGTTCTTCGACGAGATCTACCAGGCAACGCTCGTGCGTGGCGCAGCACTGCTGGGTAACCTGTTCTGGAAGGCCGACAAGAAGGTCATCGACGGCATCGGCCCGGATGGTTTCGCGAAGGTGGCGAGCATAAGCTCGCGCGGCCTGTCGCGCATGCACTCGGGTTACCTCTACCACTATGCCTTCGTGATCATCGGTGCGGCGATTACGTTCGGCGCCATTCTGTGGATGCGTTCCGGGGGAGCTAACTAA